A genomic region of Paramormyrops kingsleyae isolate MSU_618 chromosome 19, PKINGS_0.4, whole genome shotgun sequence contains the following coding sequences:
- the rnf217 gene encoding E3 ubiquitin-protein ligase RNF217: MGDEGCGGGAAPARGMSAPLSARHGDAVGALPAAPDGAPTPGTDFVLDSETKVVTPDGVSVSREATGDEENAERRTGAMEILKSLGAPRALPDRSGAEDGRGQHWDASTVDMAVKNQADWSDGDGSVAGDRRTGDRVLTELATGPTLSDPDGAELPGPAEEFWSRPTCGALRPKEHVYCTVYCIANDSPGGQASLDGALGTPPAAEAEGPQRYPEPLSLTALIESRSSGNFSGAEPSASVPVTCRVCLDDKRIKPLHCCKKAVCDECLKLYISSQVHLGKVDVVCPITECSGYLEESTVLGHLASEEVAKYKYFLELSKIDSSTKPCPQCSLFTSLKGRSLQPPSRAEHKYKVQCSTCQFVWCFKCHAPWHQGLRCREYRKGDKLLRHWASVIEHGQRNAQKCPRCKIHIQRTEGCDHMTCTQCNTNFCYRCGEKYRHLRFFGDHTSNLSVFGCKYRYLPDKPHLRRLVRGSVCVSKILIAPLVVVLVGVFGAIAIVIGLIAFPIYYICKKRRKRSQGTGHWFC, encoded by the exons ATGGGGGATGAAGGCTGCGGCGGGGGCGCCGCTCCCGCCCGGGGGATGTCTGCCCCGCTGAGCGCCCGCCACGGGGATGCCGTCGGCGCGCTGCCAGCCGCCCCCGACGGAGCTCCCACGCCGGGCACAGATTTTGTCCTGGACTCGGAGACAAAAGTTGTCACGCCGGACGGTGTCTCGGTGTCGCGGGAGGCGACGGGCGATGAAGAAAACGCGGAGAGGCGGACCGGCGCCATGGAGATCTTAAAGAGTCTGGGGGCGCCGAGAGCCCTTCCCGACCGGAGCGGTGCGGAGGACGGCCGGGGGCAGCACTGGGACGCCTCGACGGTGGACATGGCTGTTAAAAATCAGGCTGACTGGTCGGATGGAGacgggagtgtggcgggggatCGCCGAACAGGCGACCGTGTCCTTACGGAACTCGCGACGGGACCGACACTTTCTGATCCGGACGGGGCGGAATTGCCGGGGCCGGCCGAAGAGTTCTGGAGCCGCCCGACGTGCGGCGCCCTCCGCCCCAAGGAGCACGTCTACTGCACGGTGTACTGCATCGCGAACGACAGCCCCGGTGGCCAGGCGAGCCTGGACGGCGCCCTCGGGACTCCTCCGGCGGCCGAGGCGGAGGGTCCGCAGCGCTACCCGGAGCCGCTCTCCCTGACCGCTCTGATCGAGTCCCGGAGTTCGGGCAACTTTTCGGGCGCGGAGCCGAGCGCGTCGGTGCCGGTGACCTGCCGCGTCTGCTTGGACGACAAACGCATCAAGCCACTGCACTGCTGCAAGAAAGCCGTATGCGATGAATGCCTGAAACTGTACATCAGTTCGCAG GTGCACCTGGGCAAGGTGGACGTGGTGTGTCCCATCACGGAGTGCAGCGGCTACCTGGAGGAGAGCACCGtgctgggacacctggccagcGAGGAGGTAGCCAAGTACAAGTATTTCCTGGAGCTGAGCAAGATCGACTCCAGCACCAAGCCATGTCCCCAGTGCAGCCTCTTCACCTCCCTGAAGGGCCGCAGCCTGCAGCCGCCCAGCAGGGCGGAGCACAAGTATAAG gtccAGTGCTCCACGTGCCAGTTTGTGTGGTGCTTCAAGTGCCACGCCCCCTGGCACCAGGGCCTACGGTGCCGCGAGTATCGCAAGGGCGACAAGCTGCTGCgtcactgggccagtgttaTCGAGCACGGCCAGAGGAACGCCCAGAAGTGCCCCCGCTGCAAG ATCCACATCCAGAGGACGGAGGGCTGCGACCACATGACCTGCACGCAGTGCAACACCAACTTCTGCTACCGCTGCGGCGAGAAATACCGTCACCTGCGCTTCTTCGGCGACCACACGTCCAACCTGAGCGTCTTCGGCTGCAAGTACCGCTACCTCCCGGACAAGCCCCACCTGCGGCGGCTAGTGCGCGGCTCCGTCTGCG TGAGTAAAATCCTGATTGCCCCATTGGTCGTCGTGCTGGTGGGCGTGTTTGGAGCAATAGCCATCGTCATAG GTCTGATTGCTTTCCCCATCTACTACATCTGCAAGAAGCGGAGGAAACGTTCGCAGGGAACTGGACATTGGTTCTGCTGA